In the Vulpes vulpes isolate BD-2025 chromosome 12, VulVul3, whole genome shotgun sequence genome, AGTCTAGTTATGACAGAAACTTGCTGGACAAGGAGGAACTACATCTACAGGAATGGGCCACATAATGTCAATGGTCAATGTCACTGAGCTGTGATAGCCTGAGGTCCCAATTATATGACAGAAATGGAGTCATTCAGTGGCCCCTGCTTCCCTGTAAAGTGTTGAAGACACACAGCATGTGCAAACATACAATTCTtgctttaggtattttttttttttttgctttaggtATATTAATACCATTGAGTAGACAGAAATTTCCCTTATTTTGTTAGGTTTCTTTAGATTTCCAGGTTCTGCATTTCATGCTTTTGACTGATACACAGACTAAGTTTAGATAACTTGGTCTTTTAGTTAAATCCCACAGGTTAAGCTTATTTACAATTTTAGAGGCATCATACAGTGATCCCGATGTACTGACTCAAGCAAGCCATCAAAAAACCAATATGTATTTCTGCCTTCAGTATTTTTAGGGATAAAGGAGAGTGTATGAAATGGAAGGATCCAACCAATCTGCTGTGACAGAGTTCGTTTTGCTTGGCCTCTCTGCCCATCCAAAACTAGAGAAAACATTCTTTGTGCTCATCCTGTCGATGTACCTGGTGATCCTGCTGGGCAACGGGGTCCTCATCCTGGTGACCATCCATGACTCCCGCCTACACacacccatgtacttcttcctgggGAACCTCTCCTTCCTGGACATCTGCTACACAACCTCCTCAGTCCCTCTAGTCCTGGATGGCTTCCTGACCCCCAGGAAAACCATCTCCTTCTCAGGCTGTGCCGTGCAGATGTTTCTCTCCTTTGCCATGGGAGCCACAGAGTGTGTGCTTCTGGGCATGATGGCATTTgatcgctatgtggccatctgtaacCCACTTAGGTACCCTGTGGTCATGAGCAAGGCTGCCTATGTGCCCATGGCTGCCAGCTCCTGGGTGGCTGGTGGCATCAACTCCTTAGTGCAGATCTCTCTTGCGGTACAGTTACCCTTCTGTGGGGACAATGTCATCAACCACTTCATCTGTGAGATCCTGGCTGTCCTAAAATTGGCCTGTGCTGACATCTCCATCAATGTGATCAGTATGGGGGTGGCCAATGTGATCTTCCTGGGCGTCCCAGTTCTGTTCATCTCTATCTCTTATGTGTTCATCATTGCTACCATCCTGCGGATCCCctcagcagaggggaggagaaaggccttctccacctgctctGCCCACCTCACTGTAGTGGTCATCTTCTATGGGACTATTCTTTTCATGTATGCAAAACCCAAATCTAAGGATCCCCTGGGAGCAGACAAGCAGGATGTTTCAGACAAGCTCATCTCCCTCTTCTATGGACTCCTGACTCCCATGCTCAACCCCATCATCTACAGTCTGAGGAACAAGGATGTTAAGACCGCTGTGAGGTACATAGTGGCTCAGAAGCGCTTCACTCACTGATGGTGGGTGAGAACCCACACATTCTCATTCAGTTGTGAAATTCAGTGTAAAAACTCAATCAGGGGCAAAGTGACTTCAGAGCTATGCTGCTCACcgtgtggtccatggaccagcagTGTTAGCATCATTTGGAGCTTTTAGACATGCAGAATCTGGGGCCTattccagacctactgaattggaATCGACGTGTTAACAAAATCCCTCAAGGGATTCATATGCATGTTAAACCTTGAGAAGTATTGGTTACAAGTATGTAGTGGAGGCTGGTATGCGTGTATTGCCCAGACTCACCACCACCCCACCTAGGGCTGAAGCTCCTCTTACCCCAGCTGTTGGGAACGCTGGTAGCTGACAGGATTCAAATGAGTTCCTGCGCTGGCTTGCCCTTGGCCCATGAGAGTAATGGGCAGTTCGAGTTTGCCCTCTGAGCTCATTCCTGCTTCCTTCACCTCCATCCCACAGGTGTCAATCTTAAGAGTAACAGTAAACATCCCGTGTGAAAATGTCCCCATCAAATTCAGCTTCCTGAGAAAGCTTACCTGCGAGAGAGAACAATGATCAAATCTAAGTGCTAGCTcgtgggctgtgtgtgtgtgactgacTTATATCCTTCTTAGGTGTCTCCTATACCCTGGCTCCCAAGGAAAGTAACTTGGTGAATTCCTTttgttcaaggaaaaaaaatttcctaaaaataatttgctaAGTTAAATTCCtataaatggattttattttgcaCTACTGTGCAAGTGTTTTTCCT is a window encoding:
- the LOC112930805 gene encoding olfactory receptor 13C7-like: MEGSNQSAVTEFVLLGLSAHPKLEKTFFVLILSMYLVILLGNGVLILVTIHDSRLHTPMYFFLGNLSFLDICYTTSSVPLVLDGFLTPRKTISFSGCAVQMFLSFAMGATECVLLGMMAFDRYVAICNPLRYPVVMSKAAYVPMAASSWVAGGINSLVQISLAVQLPFCGDNVINHFICEILAVLKLACADISINVISMGVANVIFLGVPVLFISISYVFIIATILRIPSAEGRRKAFSTCSAHLTVVVIFYGTILFMYAKPKSKDPLGADKQDVSDKLISLFYGLLTPMLNPIIYSLRNKDVKTAVRYIVAQKRFTH